The sequence below is a genomic window from Zhongshania aliphaticivorans.
TCTTTCACAAAGCTGCGATCAATTTTTAGGGTGTCGAAGGGGTAGCGCTTGAGATAGCTCAAGGAAGCGTAACCGGTGCCAAAATCGTCAAGAGATAAGTGCACGCCAAACTTTTTTAGCTGCTTGAATATATCGCGAATAGCCGGTGTGTCGTTGAGTAATAAGCCTTCGGTAATTTCCAGTTCAAGTTGTGCCGCTGGCAGGCCACTTTGCTTTAGCGCGTGATCGACACTCGCTAAAATATCGCCGTCGATAAATTGCTTACTCGAGATATTTACCGCGACATTCAGGGCTGGGAAGCCCGCCCGTGACCATGTCATGATTTGCTGGCAGGCCTGCTCAAGCACCCAATTGCCAATAGTCACTATTTGGCCGCTGTGCTCGGCGATGAGAATGAATTCATCGGGGCCTGGCTGGCCAAGTTTCTCGTTTTTCCAGCGCAGTAATACTTCAACGCCGATCAATTGATTGTCGCGAAGATTAATGACGGGCTGGTAATAAAGTTCGAACTCCTTGCGGGCTATGGCATGGCGCAGCTGATGCTCCATCTCTAAGCGCCGGTCGGCTTGATCACTCATGTTTTCATTGTAAAAACTGAAGCGATCGCCGCCCTGATTTTTCGCGTCGAACATGGCCGCCTCCGCGCGGCGCATGAGGGTGTTAGCGTCGACACCATCTTCAGGGTATTGACTGAGGCCAATACTGGCCGAAATAGTGACTTCGTGTTGCTCTATATAAAAAGGCGCGCGGCAGCGATCGAGCAGGCTGTCGACCTGAATGCTTGCTTCGTCGTGACAGCTGCCAGCGTCGAGAATAATTAAAAATTCATCTGCCCCAAGGTGGGCAAGAATATGTTCGTCGCGCACGCTGCGTCGCAGACGTTCGGCCGTCTCAATAAGAATTTTATCGACGACATGGTGTCCCAAAGACTCGTTAATATAACGAATTCGATCTAAATCAATATAAATTAAAATAAATTTTTGTTGTTGCGCCGAACATTCATCAATTGCCGCATGCAAACTGCGCAGCGCGAATTGACGATTGGGCAAGCCGGTTAATACATTGTAGTGCTCGCGAATAAATAGGCGGTCAGCAATGGCCTTGTGCTCAGAAATGTCTTCACAGCACACCACAATTTTATTGAGTTCACCGGCTTGATTTAAGACTGGCGAAACAATTGTCGATAGATAATGATCGCGCTCTGAATTGTCGAAACGCAATTCGCCCTGCCAAACAACTCCGTCTGTTATCGCTTCGCGAATTCGCTGCCGGGTTTCTGGTGCGAGGTATTTTTTCCACTTTTGGATGTTAATGAGGTCGCCGGAATGCTCTGCGTTTAGCTTTTCTAAAGTGGGGTGGCGGTAATTTATATATTCGGGCACAAAATCGGTGTTGAGGAGTAGCATCGCCGAAGAACCATGCTCAAGGAGGAGCGCTAATTTGTGGTTTTCTGTCTGAAGCCACGCTGCGCGTCGGCGCAATATTTCGACGTAAACACTAAACCCCGCGCTTAACAGTAAAGTGCAGCTGCTAAGAACAGCAAGCGCGAGTAACGCGGGTTGATACGTTGTTTTTAGCCCAAAATAGCTCGCAGCCGCCAGTGCGACAGACATTAACAAGCTTACGGCCAAAACAAGATAGCCCATGACTCACCTAGTTAAATAAAAATAAATGTGCATTAAATCGATATCCTTGAGCTGGGCTTGCGCGCGACGAGCGCTGCTTCAACACTCGGCTTCGCCCTATTGGTATTTTCACTCTCGTGATAATACTGTATTTCTAGCTCCTTAAACTGTGATAGCAATTCCCTTTCTTGCAAGTAAAAGTCGGGGGTTTTGGGTCCGTGCTGAAGCGGATCGGCGACGCTGACGAAGGTTTGATAAAATAATAAGCCACCTGGTTTTAGTGCCGCGGCGATGACAGGAAATAGCGGCCGATACAAAAAGTAGCTCACTACAATGACATCGTATTGTTCGGCTGCTATCGTAAATTCCTCGGTCTCAATATCGACTGAGCTGGCTGATATTGCTAATGATTGGCCTTGGGCATAGGTGTTTAAGCGTGACACAGCGATGTCTGAAATATCCATGGCGTCGCATGACAGGCCAGATTGAGCGAGTAGAACGGCATTGCCGCCCAAACCACAGGCAATATCGAGTGCACGCCCCGCAGACGGAAGTAAGTGGCGATGGTCTTGTAACACGCTGCACGGGGATACCGGCATGCTGCGCTGTTGATGGCGTAAATTCCATTTCGCTTTGCTAATTAATGGATCGCGGTATTCTGTCATTCCCTAACGCCGCCAAAATGCCGGCATTAGTAATACCAGTAAAGTGAATATTTCTAAGCGGCCAAGCAGCATGGCGTAGCACAGAATCCACTTTCCGGCATCGCTCACGCTGCGGTAACTTGCGGCAACCTCTCCCAAGCCCGGCCCCATATTGTTGATGGCGGCGGCGGTTGCTGAAAATGCGGTGAGGGAGTCTAGTCCACAAGCCATCATGGCCAAGGTAATAATGATAAACGAAATCATGTATACCCCAACAAAACTCCATACCGCGCTAACGACTTTCGATTCAACGCGGTGAGTACCTATTTTTAGCGGTATTACTGCACTGGGATGAATAAGCTGATTCATTTCGCGGATGCCCTGCTTCGCAACTAACATGACGCGAACCGCTTTCATGCCGCCGCCGGTAGAGCCTGCGCAACCGCCCATAAATGACAGCATAATGACGGCAACCGGTAAAAAGCTCGGCCATATCGAAAAATCTTCGGCGCCAAAACCGGCCGTGGTTGCCACTGAAACAGTATGAAAAATGCCATGCACAATACTGTCGCTTAAGGAATATGTGCCGCTAATAAACAGGTAAATCGAAATCGTGATAATGGCGATGCCGATAACTGATAAATAAAATTTTGTTTCAGAATCTTGAAAATATTGTTTTAAAGAGCGGCCGCGCCAAGCGTGAAAATGAATGGTAAAGCTCATTCCGGCGAAGAGCATAAAGGCGCTGCAAATCATCAAAATAAGCGGGCTGTTAAAATAGCCCATACTGGCGTCGTGGGTAGAAAACCCGCCTATTGCTACTGTTGAAAAGGAATGGCCAATGGCGTCAAAAATGCTCATGCCCGCCAGCCAATAGGCCAGCGCGCACACGCCGGTTAGCGCTAAATACATTAAGAATAATACTTTGGCGGTACCGGTTATGCGCGGCGTAAGTTTATTATCTTTGACCGGTCCAGGGGTTTCAGCTCGGTATAGCTGCATCCCACCAATGCCGAGTATAGGAAGAATGGCAACGGCGATAACAATGATGCCGATGCCTCCCAACCACTGCAAAAATTGCCGATAAAATAAAATAGAAATGGGCAATTCATCTAGCCCAGTAATTACGGTGGCGCCGGTGGTAGTCAGTCCAGAAATCGATTCGAATACAGATTCGCTAATCGATAAGCCGGGGTTGTCGGCGAGGTAAAAAGGCAGAGCACCAAACAAACCTAGTACGGTCCAGAACAGCGACACCACTAAAAATCCGTCGCGGATACTGAGTTCTTGGCGCTGCTTTAAATTGCCAATCCAGAGCAGTAGTCCAGAGCAGAAGGTGAGTGTAAAAGCCCAAACAAAGGCGTTCAACGCGCCGTCGCTAAACACAATAGACAGCAACGCAGGCACGGCCATGGTCAGGCTGAATATCATTAGCAACATGCCGATAATCCGGCAAATAATACTCAGATGCATGAGCTGCCTTTATTTAATAAGGGGCGCTTAATCATTAGAAGAAGCTAAAGCCGACTTGGAAAAGTTTTTCGACCTGCTTAATTTTACTCTTGTCGACCAGGAATAAAATCAAGTGATCCTCGGGTTCAACTTGTAAGTGGCTGTGAGCAATAAGCACCTCTTCGCCGCGCACCAAGGCGCCGATACTCACGCCCTCGGGCAGCACAATTTCATCTAAGCGGCGGCCAACCACCTTAGACGAGCGACTGTCGCCGTGAGCAATAATCTCTAAGGCCTCAGCAGCGCCGCGGCGCAGCGCGTGCACATTGTAGATGTCGCCACGCCGTACATGGGTGAGCAAGCTACCAATAGTAATTTGCTGAGGTGAAATCGCAATATCAATATCGCCGCCCTGTACTAAATCGACGTAGGCGGGATTGGTGATAAGCGTAATCACTTTTTTCGCGCCCATCCGCTTTGCCAGCAGTGATGACATGATATTCGCTTCGTCGTCGTTGGTTAGCGCGAGGAAGACATCGGTCTCTTCAATATTTTCTTGGGCGAGTAAGTCGTGATCAGAGGCGCTGCCGTGCAGCACAATGGCTTTAGATAATTGTTCAGACAGGGCGCGGCAGCGATCGTAGCTGCGTTCAATAATTTTAACGTGGTAGCGGCTTTCAACCGCTCTGGCCAAGCGCTCGCCGATATTGCCGCCACCGGCAATCACCAACCGCTTATAGGGCGTATCGAGGCGGCGCAGCTCGCTCATCACCGGCATAATGTTCTTTTTAGCGGCAATAAAAAACACTTCATCACCCGCTTCGACCACGGTATCGCCACTGGGCATAATGGCGGTGCCGCGACGGAAAATAGCGGCTACGCGAGTGTCGACGGTGGGCATATGCTCGCGAATGGCGGCCAGTTCATTGCCGACCATGGGGCCGCCGTAATAGGCTTTAACAGCGACAAGCTGGACCAGCCCATCGGCGAAGTCCAGTACTTGCAGGGAGCCGGGATACTGCAATAGGCGCTTGATGTACTGGGTGACCAGTTCTTCTGGGCTGATGAAAACGTCAATCGGAATCGCATCGTTGCCAAACAGTTTTTCTACGCTGGTGTAGGAGTTGGAGCGAATTCGCGAAATTTTGGTTGGGGTGCGAAACAAGGTGTAGGCAACCTGGCAGGCAACCATATTGATCTCGTCGCTATTGGTGACCGCAATCAATAAATCAGCGTCGGCGGCGCCAGCGCGCTCCAGTACATCGGGGTGCGAGGCCTGGCCGGTTACCGTGCCAATATCGAGGCGGTCTTGCAGTTCACGCAGACGATCCGGGTCTTTATCTACCACCGTAATGTCATTGTGTTCACTGGCGAGGTTTGCAGCCAGAGTCGCGCCGACCTGCCCTGCCCCAAGTATGATGATTTTCATTGTTCGCTATCGCCTGCGCTGTCGCTGTTATGCACTAATTGTGTGTTCTTCTAGTGTGGCACTCAATAGCCTTGTTTACAGTTTTTTCCGTAACAGGGCGTAGAAAAAACCGTCGTGACCTTGATCCTGGGGAAACAGCTGTCGGCAACCACTGCGATCCACGCCCCAACTAACGTCAAGCGGCACGAGTTCAGCGCTGGGCTCCCGGCTGAGAAACGCACTAATCTGCTCTTCATTTTCTGCGGGTAGTAATGAGCACGTGGCGTAAACAAATAAGCCGCCGGGGCTTAAACACTGCCACAAACTGTCGAGCAAGCTCGCCTGCAGGCGGCACAGCGGTGCTATATCGCTAACCATGCGATTCAGCTTGATGTCAGGGTTGCGACGTATAACCCCGACCGCTGAGCACGGCGCGTCCAGTAAGATCCGATCAAAGTGGCTGCCATCCCACCAGCTGTCGAGATCCGCGGCATCGGCGGCCACCAAGGTCGCGCCGAGCTGCAGGCGGGCTAAATTTTCGCTTATGCGGCTTAGGCGCTGCTCGTCTATATCGAGGGCGAGCACTTCCCTCAATGCTGGTTGCGCTTCAAGTATTGCGCCGGTTTTGCCCCCAGGGGCGGCGCAGGCGTCTAAGACACGCTGACCGGCCTGTAAATCGAGTAACTGGGTACAAAGCTGGGCCGCTTCGTCTTGGACGCTGATATGGCCATCGAAAAAGCCGGGTAGTTTGTCGACGCCACAGGCTTGCTCCAGGCGAATGCCGTAGGGGGCAAACTCACAGGGACTGGCGGTCATGTCGAGTGCGGCTAACTCAAGCAGGTAGGCGTCGCGCTCTTGCTGCTGGCGATTGAGGCGCAGGCAAAATGGCGGATGGGCATTGCTGGCGCTGATGATTTCGGTGAGCTGGTCTGGCCATGCTTGGGCAAGTGCCTGGTAGAGCCACGCCGGAAATGCGACGTCGGCCGCGGGCTTTAAACCCTTAAACAGTGTGTCTTTTTCGCGCTGACAGCGGCGAAGTATGGCGTTAGTCATGCCCGCAGCCCATTTTTTGCCGAGGCTGCGACAGCCTTCTACTGCGCTGTTAATGGCGGCGTGAGGGGGGATTCTTGTGTAAAAAAGCTGATAGGCGCCGATTAAAATTAGCATTTTAACGTCGCTGTCTTTGGGCTTCAGACCCTTGCTGAACAACGGTTTAAGTCCAGCGTCTAGGCGCCAGTAATGACGCAGCGTACCGTAGCATAGCTCCCGGTATAGTGAGCGCTGGCCGGGATCGAGATCTTGCTCCTCGCGGGGTAATTGTCGAGACAGTGAACTGCCCTCTTGGGCAATACTGGCGAGGCAGCGCGCGGCTGCGACTCTAGGACATTTCATAGGGTGCCTTGGCTGGCAAACAAGGTGCCGGGGGCGAATTGCTCGGCGCGGGAGTTAAGTACATCTTTGGCGGCGAGGATTTTTCCGCCGGGCATTTGCAATTCGAGAATACGCAGGCAGCTGTTGTCACCGCAGGCAACGACGATACCGGCTTTATCTGCGCTGATAATTGCTCCGGCAGCTTGATTTTGTGGCGTATCGCTTTCTGGCTGGGCGCGCCAGATTTTTATCCGCTCGTCTGGTCGGCTGGTAGCGAAGCGTGTATAGCAGATCGGAAACGGATTAAAGGCGCGTATTTTACGGTCTATGCTCAGGGCGTCGAGCTGCCAGTTAATCTCCGCTTCGGCCTTGCTTATTTTGGCGGCGTAATTACTCAGGCTATCATCTTGGGCTTCTGGTTTAGCGCGGCCCTCAGCGAGTGCCGCAATGGCGGCGACAAGACCTGGGCCACCCAGATCGGCAAGGCGTTCAAGCAAATCGGCGGCGCTGTCTTGGGGGTTAATGGTGCAACTGATTTTACTGAGCATGGCGCCGGTATCGAGTCCGGCGTCCATTTGCATAATGGTCACGCCGGTCTCGACGTCACCCGCCTCAATGGCGCGCTGAATAGGCGCTGCGCCCCGCCAGCGGGGTAGCAGTGAACCGTGAACATTCACGCAGCCTAGCCTTGGTATATCGAGAACGCTTTGGGGCAGCAGTAGGCCATAGGCGACCACAATCATAAGGTCGGCATTGTGACTGGCAAGTAGGTCGCGGTCTTGTGCGTCGCGGAAATTGGCGGGCTGCAGCACCGGAATTCCCGCTGCCGTTGCGCACTGTTTCACGGCGCTGGGTTGAGTCTTTTTACCGCGGCCAGAAGGTCTGTCAGGTTGCGTGTATGCGGCCACAATGTGGTGGTGGCCGTCATCTATCAAAGCCTGCAGGTGACGCGCGGCAAACTCGGGGGTGCCAGCAAACACCAGTCGTAACGACGGTGTACTCATGCTTTGTCCGCGGCTTTTTGCTTTTGGAGCTTTACCATTTTGCCGCGAATGCGGTTGCGCTTGAGCGGCGATATATAATCGACAAACAGCTTGCCCAGCAGGTGGTCGTTTTCGTGTTGAATACACACCGCGAGCAATCCCTCTGGGGTCATCTCAAAGGCGTCGCCGTTGCGATCTAGGGCTTTGACCCGAATGTGTTGGGGGCGCTCCACGGTTTCATAAAAACCGGGTACCGACAAACAGCCTTCGTCGTATTGAAAGGTGTCGTGATCCAATACGCTAATCTCTGGGTTAATAAACACCAGTGGCTCGCTGCGGTCTTCGCTGATGTCGATAACAACGATTTGCTCATGTACATTGACTTGGCTGGCCGCGAGGCCAATGCCGGGCGCTTCGTACATGGTGTCGAACATATCGTCGATCAGCTTGCGGACGCGATCGTCGACTATTTTAACCGGTTTTGCGACCGTTCTCAGCCTAGGATCGGGAAATTCGAGGATTTCAAGTACAGCCATAACAGTTTGTGACCATTTCTCGTGTAAGTTGTGTAAG
It includes:
- a CDS encoding putative bifunctional diguanylate cyclase/phosphodiesterase: MGYLVLAVSLLMSVALAAASYFGLKTTYQPALLALAVLSSCTLLLSAGFSVYVEILRRRAAWLQTENHKLALLLEHGSSAMLLLNTDFVPEYINYRHPTLEKLNAEHSGDLINIQKWKKYLAPETRQRIREAITDGVVWQGELRFDNSERDHYLSTIVSPVLNQAGELNKIVVCCEDISEHKAIADRLFIREHYNVLTGLPNRQFALRSLHAAIDECSAQQQKFILIYIDLDRIRYINESLGHHVVDKILIETAERLRRSVRDEHILAHLGADEFLIILDAGSCHDEASIQVDSLLDRCRAPFYIEQHEVTISASIGLSQYPEDGVDANTLMRRAEAAMFDAKNQGGDRFSFYNENMSDQADRRLEMEHQLRHAIARKEFELYYQPVINLRDNQLIGVEVLLRWKNEKLGQPGPDEFILIAEHSGQIVTIGNWVLEQACQQIMTWSRAGFPALNVAVNISSKQFIDGDILASVDHALKQSGLPAAQLELEITEGLLLNDTPAIRDIFKQLKKFGVHLSLDDFGTGYASLSYLKRYPFDTLKIDRSFVKDIDNCQDSITLTNAIIAMAHSFGMRVIAEGVENLNQRRILRERHCDMVQGYLYSPALAADDFLDWAKRYSEMQHSKHV
- a CDS encoding class I SAM-dependent methyltransferase encodes the protein MTEYRDPLISKAKWNLRHQQRSMPVSPCSVLQDHRHLLPSAGRALDIACGLGGNAVLLAQSGLSCDAMDISDIAVSRLNTYAQGQSLAISASSVDIETEEFTIAAEQYDVIVVSYFLYRPLFPVIAAALKPGGLLFYQTFVSVADPLQHGPKTPDFYLQERELLSQFKELEIQYYHESENTNRAKPSVEAALVARKPSSRISI
- a CDS encoding TrkH family potassium uptake protein; translation: MHLSIICRIIGMLLMIFSLTMAVPALLSIVFSDGALNAFVWAFTLTFCSGLLLWIGNLKQRQELSIRDGFLVVSLFWTVLGLFGALPFYLADNPGLSISESVFESISGLTTTGATVITGLDELPISILFYRQFLQWLGGIGIIVIAVAILPILGIGGMQLYRAETPGPVKDNKLTPRITGTAKVLFLMYLALTGVCALAYWLAGMSIFDAIGHSFSTVAIGGFSTHDASMGYFNSPLILMICSAFMLFAGMSFTIHFHAWRGRSLKQYFQDSETKFYLSVIGIAIITISIYLFISGTYSLSDSIVHGIFHTVSVATTAGFGAEDFSIWPSFLPVAVIMLSFMGGCAGSTGGGMKAVRVMLVAKQGIREMNQLIHPSAVIPLKIGTHRVESKVVSAVWSFVGVYMISFIIITLAMMACGLDSLTAFSATAAAINNMGPGLGEVAASYRSVSDAGKWILCYAMLLGRLEIFTLLVLLMPAFWRR
- the trkA gene encoding Trk system potassium transporter TrkA; this translates as MKIIILGAGQVGATLAANLASEHNDITVVDKDPDRLRELQDRLDIGTVTGQASHPDVLERAGAADADLLIAVTNSDEINMVACQVAYTLFRTPTKISRIRSNSYTSVEKLFGNDAIPIDVFISPEELVTQYIKRLLQYPGSLQVLDFADGLVQLVAVKAYYGGPMVGNELAAIREHMPTVDTRVAAIFRRGTAIMPSGDTVVEAGDEVFFIAAKKNIMPVMSELRRLDTPYKRLVIAGGGNIGERLARAVESRYHVKIIERSYDRCRALSEQLSKAIVLHGSASDHDLLAQENIEETDVFLALTNDDEANIMSSLLAKRMGAKKVITLITNPAYVDLVQGGDIDIAISPQQITIGSLLTHVRRGDIYNVHALRRGAAEALEIIAHGDSRSSKVVGRRLDEIVLPEGVSIGALVRGEEVLIAHSHLQVEPEDHLILFLVDKSKIKQVEKLFQVGFSFF
- the rsmB gene encoding 16S rRNA (cytosine(967)-C(5))-methyltransferase RsmB; its protein translation is MKCPRVAAARCLASIAQEGSSLSRQLPREEQDLDPGQRSLYRELCYGTLRHYWRLDAGLKPLFSKGLKPKDSDVKMLILIGAYQLFYTRIPPHAAINSAVEGCRSLGKKWAAGMTNAILRRCQREKDTLFKGLKPAADVAFPAWLYQALAQAWPDQLTEIISASNAHPPFCLRLNRQQQERDAYLLELAALDMTASPCEFAPYGIRLEQACGVDKLPGFFDGHISVQDEAAQLCTQLLDLQAGQRVLDACAAPGGKTGAILEAQPALREVLALDIDEQRLSRISENLARLQLGATLVAADAADLDSWWDGSHFDRILLDAPCSAVGVIRRNPDIKLNRMVSDIAPLCRLQASLLDSLWQCLSPGGLFVYATCSLLPAENEEQISAFLSREPSAELVPLDVSWGVDRSGCRQLFPQDQGHDGFFYALLRKKL
- the fmt gene encoding methionyl-tRNA formyltransferase, which gives rise to MSTPSLRLVFAGTPEFAARHLQALIDDGHHHIVAAYTQPDRPSGRGKKTQPSAVKQCATAAGIPVLQPANFRDAQDRDLLASHNADLMIVVAYGLLLPQSVLDIPRLGCVNVHGSLLPRWRGAAPIQRAIEAGDVETGVTIMQMDAGLDTGAMLSKISCTINPQDSAADLLERLADLGGPGLVAAIAALAEGRAKPEAQDDSLSNYAAKISKAEAEINWQLDALSIDRKIRAFNPFPICYTRFATSRPDERIKIWRAQPESDTPQNQAAGAIISADKAGIVVACGDNSCLRILELQMPGGKILAAKDVLNSRAEQFAPGTLFASQGTL
- the def gene encoding peptide deformylase; this encodes MAVLEILEFPDPRLRTVAKPVKIVDDRVRKLIDDMFDTMYEAPGIGLAASQVNVHEQIVVIDISEDRSEPLVFINPEISVLDHDTFQYDEGCLSVPGFYETVERPQHIRVKALDRNGDAFEMTPEGLLAVCIQHENDHLLGKLFVDYISPLKRNRIRGKMVKLQKQKAADKA